The proteins below come from a single Nymphaea colorata isolate Beijing-Zhang1983 unplaced genomic scaffold, ASM883128v2 scaffold0241, whole genome shotgun sequence genomic window:
- the LOC116268369 gene encoding caltractin, with product MASKQQAKGTSVPVTQAPSRKKILNNQQVLTSSQKNEIKKAFDFFDISGSGTIEAKNLKVVLRALGFDPSNEEISNLIRDLGNGKENAKFDETKIDFQEFLEIMIVKMSQKDSNEDIQKAYRLFVDESREPRVITKRSLTKVVEDLEEDLTEQQIEQLIFGANNKSIEEKDNIKEELTVNEAQFIKIISRELNEDKKK from the coding sequence ATGGCATCAAAGCAGCAGGCGAAGGGCACGAGCGTACCGGTGACGCAGGCGCCCAGCCGCAAGAAGATCCTCAACAACCAGCAAGTCCTCACCTCCTCCCAGAAGAACGAAATCAAGAAGGCATTTGACTTCTTCGACATCTCTGGCTCGGGGACCATCGAGGCAAAGAATCTGAAGGTCGTTCTCAGGGCGCTTGGTTTTGATCCCAGCAACGAGGAGATCAGCAACCTCATCCGGGACTTGGGCAACGGGAAAGAGAATGCGAAGTTCGACGAAACCAAAATTGACTTTCAGGAGTTCCTGGAGATCATGATCGTGAAGATGAGTCAGAAGGACAGCAACGAAGACATCCAGAAGGCCTACAGGCTGTTCGTCGACGAGAGCAGAGAGCCACGTGTCATCACCAAACGCAGCCTCACCAAGGTGGTCGAGGACCTCGAGGAGGATCTGACTGAACAACAGATCGAACAGCTGATTTTCGGAGCGAACAACAAGTCTATTGAGGAGAAGGACAACATAAAGGAGGAACTGACTGTCAACGAGGCCCAGTTCATTAAGATTATTTCCAGAGAGCTCAACGAGGACAAGAAGAAGTGA